The region AAATTGTTGTTCGTGACTTGTTCATTGTGGCCGCAAGAGTCCGAAGCACAAGCGGCAGCATTTGCGGTGCGCAATAATGCGACCCGTTTGACAGCCCCTGGCCAGCTGTTGCCGACCGGCAGCGCGGAACAGGACCATGACGGTTTGTTCTATGCGCTATTTCAAAAAAATGCGGCTTGAGCGATTTGTCGCCCCTTTTTCCACGGATACGACCGGCACGCTTGTGACATTTTTCCGCCTCCTGACCCTGCTGCTGATGCTGGCATGCCTGACGCCACGCGCGCATGCCGCCGATGTGGTCGAGATCACGCGTGCCTATATCGAAGCGAGCGACGAGGGTTACAAGCTGGCGGCCAGTTATTCCTTCGACCTCAATCACGACCTGGACGACGCCGTGCAGCATGGCGTGCCGCTGTTTTTCACGACGGAAATCGAACTGACCCGGCCACGCTGGTACTGGTTCGACGAAAAAGCGATTGTTGCGCGCCAGACCAGCCGGCTGTCGTACAACGTGCTGACGCGCCAGTATCACGTCTCGCTGGGCGGCTTGCAGCAAAGCTTCGCCACCTTGGACGACGCGCTGTTCCTGATCCGGCGGCCCAGCCGCTGGCTGGTGGCGGCGCGCGGCGCGCTGAAAGTGGGGCAGACCTATAACGTCACCTTGCGCATGGGCATGGACCGCGACTACCTGCCCAAGCCGATCCAGGTCAACGCCTTCAACAACAGCGACTGGCGCCTGGCTTCGAACAAAAAAACCTTCTTGTATACGGCGGAGTAGTGAGCCAGGCATTGCGCTATCTGCTGGTGGTGGGCGGCGGCATCGTCAGCATCCTGCTGTTCCTGCTGGCGTCGGCATCCGACAATTCCGGCTTTTTCGACCGTTACTACACCTGGCTGCTGGGCCTGAACGCGGCCGTCGCCGTGTCCTTGCTGGCGCTGGTCGGCATTTCCCTGGGCCGGCTGTATGCGCGCTACAAGAGCGGCAAGTTCGGCTCGAAGCTGATGATGCGGCTGGTAATGCTGTTTGCCGCCGTCGGCATCCTGCCGGGCCTGGTGATCTTTCTCGTGTCGGTGCAGTTCGTTACGCACTCGATCGAATCGTGGTTCAACGTCAAGATCGAAGCGGCGCTGGAATCGGGCCTGGAGCTGGGCCGCGCCGGCCTGGACGCGGCGCTGGTCGAACTCGACCACCGCGGCAAGAAGGCGGTCGATGAATTGCGCAGCGATCCCGTCACCGGCCCGGCAGTGCTGACCAGCCTGCTGCGTGAAGAGGGCATGCAGAACGTGATGGTCGTCAGCGGCGACGGCGTGCTGCTGGCCAGCGCGGGCCCGCACAGCGGCGCCGACCTGCCGACGGCGGCCATGCTGGCGCAGGCGGCCACGCCAGCCGGCTATGCCTCGGCCGAAGGCGGCGCCGAGCTGCATGACGATGGCAACGAGTCGGGTGGTGGCGGCATGCGCGCCGGCCCGCTGGGGCCAGAGGCGACCGCCAGCCTGCGCCTGCGCGTGCTGGTGGCCGTGCCCGGACCATCCGTGTCGCCACGCTACCTGCAATTGCTGCAAACCGTGCCGCCCAAGCTGGCCACCAATGGCGAGATGCTGCGTGGCGCGTACAGCGAATACAAGGAACGTTTCGTGGCGCGCGTGGGCCTGCGCAAGATGTACATGGAAATTCTCACCTTGACCCTGCTGCTGGCCATTTTCGGTGCCATCGGCAGCGCCTTTCTGATCGCCAGCAAGCTGGCCCAGCCGCTGCTGCTGCTGGCCGAAGGCACGCGCGCGGTGGCCGAGGGCGATCTGTCGCCGCGCCCCATCGTTGCCTCGCGCGACGAACTCGGCACCCTGACCCAATCGTTCAACATCATGACGCGCCAGCTGCTCGACGCGCGCACGGCGGTGGAAAGCAACCGCGCCGCCTTGCAGAACGCCAAGGCCCACCTGGAGTCGGTGCTGGCCAATATGTCGGCCGGCGTGATGGTGCTCGACGGCGACTTCAAGCTGGTCACCTGCAATGAATCGGTGGAGCGCATCTTGCAGCATGCGGGCGTGACCATGGTCGGCCAGCCGCTGGTCAGCATTACCGGCATGGAAGAATTTGGCATGGCCATCGTCAGCGCGTTTTCGGCGCAGAGCGCGCAATCGGCCTCGGGACGCCATTTGCAGCGCCTGCACTGGCAGCGCCAGATGGAAATTCCGCGCCGCCTGGGCAGCAGCGCAGACGAGCACGACATCACCCTGCTGGCGCGCGGCTCGCGTTTGCCGCTGGAGTCCGGCAGCGGCTACATCGTCGTCTTCGATGATATTTCCGACGTCATTTCGGCCCAGCGTTCGATCGCCTGGGGCGAGGTGGCGCGCCGCCTGGCGCATGAAATCAAGAATCCGCTGACACCGATCCAGCTGTCGGCCGAACGCCTGCAGATGAAGCTCGAAGGCAAGCTGGAGCAAAGCGACGCCGACCTGCTGGGCCGCGCCACCACCACCATCGTCAAGCAGGTCGATGCGATGAAGCGCATGGTCGACGACTTCCGCGACTATGCGCGCACGCCGCCGGCGGTGCTCACGCCGCTGCGCCTGAACGAGCTGATCGAGGAGATATTGAACCTCTACCTGGGCGGCGACGACGGCGACATCATCCACCCGCTGCTGGCGCCGAACCTGCCGATGGTGATGGGCGATCCGACCCAGTTGCGCCAGGTGATCCACAACTTGCTGCAGAACGCGCAGGACGCGATGGCGGACTTGCCGGAGGGCACACCGCATCCCCGCATTGACGTGCGCACCGAAGCAATTCATTATCGCAGTGCGGACGGTGGCGTGAACGTCGCCGTGCGCATGGCCATCACCGATAACGGCCCCGGTTTCGCGCCCAAGATCCTGGCGCGC is a window of Janthinobacterium sp. J1-1 DNA encoding:
- a CDS encoding DUF4390 domain-containing protein, yielding MLACLTPRAHAADVVEITRAYIEASDEGYKLAASYSFDLNHDLDDAVQHGVPLFFTTEIELTRPRWYWFDEKAIVARQTSRLSYNVLTRQYHVSLGGLQQSFATLDDALFLIRRPSRWLVAARGALKVGQTYNVTLRMGMDRDYLPKPIQVNAFNNSDWRLASNKKTFLYTAE
- a CDS encoding ATP-binding protein, with translation MSQALRYLLVVGGGIVSILLFLLASASDNSGFFDRYYTWLLGLNAAVAVSLLALVGISLGRLYARYKSGKFGSKLMMRLVMLFAAVGILPGLVIFLVSVQFVTHSIESWFNVKIEAALESGLELGRAGLDAALVELDHRGKKAVDELRSDPVTGPAVLTSLLREEGMQNVMVVSGDGVLLASAGPHSGADLPTAAMLAQAATPAGYASAEGGAELHDDGNESGGGGMRAGPLGPEATASLRLRVLVAVPGPSVSPRYLQLLQTVPPKLATNGEMLRGAYSEYKERFVARVGLRKMYMEILTLTLLLAIFGAIGSAFLIASKLAQPLLLLAEGTRAVAEGDLSPRPIVASRDELGTLTQSFNIMTRQLLDARTAVESNRAALQNAKAHLESVLANMSAGVMVLDGDFKLVTCNESVERILQHAGVTMVGQPLVSITGMEEFGMAIVSAFSAQSAQSASGRHLQRLHWQRQMEIPRRLGSSADEHDITLLARGSRLPLESGSGYIVVFDDISDVISAQRSIAWGEVARRLAHEIKNPLTPIQLSAERLQMKLEGKLEQSDADLLGRATTTIVKQVDAMKRMVDDFRDYARTPPAVLTPLRLNELIEEILNLYLGGDDGDIIHPLLAPNLPMVMGDPTQLRQVIHNLLQNAQDAMADLPEGTPHPRIDVRTEAIHYRSADGGVNVAVRMAITDNGPGFAPKILARAFEPYVTSKARGTGLGLAMVKKIIDEHGGRIDIENRVDSSGASVVILLLKLAPDAVA